The proteins below come from a single Aegilops tauschii subsp. strangulata cultivar AL8/78 chromosome 6, Aet v6.0, whole genome shotgun sequence genomic window:
- the LOC109784679 gene encoding wall-associated receptor kinase 4-like, which produces MSTILIAISSVLMLLAAVLQALAADSGATRGILHVPSNGSLAHCIPTCGDVDISYPFGIGAGCFRQGFDLTCNHSSKHPKLFLGSSTVQVTYIDSSYGIALTPISFKIATSPGTNAYNMTWESPAKGITLASYNTLYVAGCDFDVTLFKYGTGDMVGSCMSRCAGKKAPTGGSCNGIGCCLIQLPRNLAGFRAKLVSTNTTATQSDWLHPGITALVSSDQAYYRYNTTDLFSSWTNASMIDDAELRVAIMDQPSCESAQLKNESYACSNGSSCRNSSSGGYQCVCSSYSGGNPYILDGCMQDYNPKHKEHCHASCGPIIVPFPFGLEEGCFANEKFHLNCTSGNLTVSVSEGAHYQVTGVSLEDGTLTVSNMVNGSNEKEAIIIQTEDGYGVESPMEDQFDFSMEYNIVIKWAVANLTCETAMQEDTEYACRSSQSYCLNVTHGEIFMGYRCKCSSGFQGNPYVNAGCTGLILLITLYCALMFLSHLQIFRK; this is translated from the exons ATGAGCACCATACTCATCGCCATATCATCTGTGCTGATGCTCTTGGCAGCTGTGCTGCAAGCATTGGCCGCGGACTCTGGAGCCACCCGAGGGATCTTGCACGTCCCTTCAAATGGCTCCCTAGCACATTGCATCCCAACGTGCGGGGACGTTGACATCTCCTATCCCTTTGGGATAGGGGCCGGCTGCTTCCGTCAAGGCTTCGATCTCACCTGCAACCACTCCAGCAAGCATCCCAAGCTCTTTTTAGGCAGCAGCACTGTCCAGGTCACTTACATCGACTCCAGCTACGGCATAGCTTTGACCCCTATAAGCTTCAAGATTGCAACAAGCCCAGGTACAAATGCCTACAACATGACATGGGAGTCCCCTGCTAAAGGTATTACTCTCGCTAGTTATAATACCTTGTACGTAGCTGGTTGTGATTTCGACGTCACCTTGTTCAAGTATGGTACGGGAGACATGGTTGGTTCTTGTATGAGTAGATGCGCCGGCAAGAAGGCACCGACTGGAGGGTCTTGTAATGGAATAGGCTGCTGCCTCATCCAGTTACCAAGGAACCTGGCAGGCTTTCGGGCAAAACTTGTCAGCACCAATACTACTGCAACACAATCAGATTGGTTGCACCCTGGCATCACGGCTTTAGTGTCAAGTGATCAAGCTTATTACAGATATAATACAACCGATCTTTTCTCCAGTTGGACAAATGCAAGCATGATTGATGATGCGGAGCTTAGAGTTGCCATCATGGACCAACCAAGCTGTGAAAGTGCACAACTGAAGAACGAAAGCTATGCCTGTAGCAACGGTAGCAGTTGTCGGAATTCCTCATCCGGTGGTTACCAATGTGTCTGCTCTTCTTATAGCGGAGGCAACCCTTACATTTTAGATGGATGCATGCAAG ATTATAACCCGAAGCacaaagaacactgtcatgcatcATGTGGACCCATTATTGTTCCCTTCCCCTTTGGGCTTGAAGAAGGGTGTTTTGCAAATGAAAAATTTCATCTTAATTGTACATCTGGCAATCTCACAGTCTCTGTCTCAGAAGGTGCACACTATCAGGTGACCGGTGTCTCCCTGGAAGACGGGACTCTGACTGTTAGCAATATGGTGAACGGAAGTAATGAAAAAGAGGCAATAATAATCCAGACTGAAGATGGATATGGAGTGGAGTCACCTATGGAAGATCAATTTGATTTCTCTATGGAATACAACATTGTTATAAAGTGGGCGGTTGCCAATTTAACATGTGAAACAGCTATGCAAGAGGATACTGAGTATGCATGCCGCAGTTCCCAGAGCTATTGCCTAAACGTCACCCACGGGGAAATATTTATGGGATATCGTTGTAAATGTTCCTCAGGATTTCAAGGAAATCCGTACGTCAATGCTGGCTGCACAGGTCTGATCCTCCTCATCACCCTTTATTGTGCACTAATGTTTCTCTCGCACCTACAAATATTTAGAAAATGA
- the LOC109784676 gene encoding uncharacterized protein, with protein sequence MMDPSEIPQRVGPGKESCPNPETEWHSPTSISMSKVLNDDDLLIEILLRLGFPTTLVYAALVCKRWCHLASDCKFLSHFRKLHPPSLLGFYLDDIMAPSMSARFVPVLPQPPELTIVSCRAASFSLGTSQGHVIKCWNGRLFTLHSDKSGFTAAVHSPLCPEGGMVIVPKFILEQNTYGTIIPKEEGDGFSYIFMRVVSNNETTQPMVLVDILQNGDGVWRRYLSLATDQLSLIRWDVRHVLIDDKIYIPSALHNIVVLDLTTSSISTIQLPQGVEYGDRRVVLPHSDGASGMYLIQVKELQVCIWLHKGNNWLPVDTICLRAMCATLMMPGCEVEDEDAPTSIRINQLWVSAEFLFLEMGRCTLHLDVKCRALRKVYEKSKSDESFGHIHPFMMIWPPKFPALKDDPARFALPI encoded by the exons ATGATGGATCCTTCTGAAATTCCCCAAAG GGTCGGTCCCGGGAAGGAATCATGTCCGAATCCCGAGACGGAGTGGCATTCCCCAACATCGATATCCATGTCCAAGGTGCTCAACGACGACGACCTCCTCATCGAGATCCTACTCCGCCTTGGATTCCCCACTACCCTTGTCTATGCCGCCCTCGTCTGCAAGCGTTGGTGCCACCTCGCTTCTGACTGCAAGTTCCTCAGCCATTTCCGTAAGCTCCACCCGCCCAGTCTCCTTGGCTTCTACCTCGACGACATAATGGCTCCGAGCATGTCTGCACGCTTCGTCCCAGTGCTACCTCAGCCCCCAGAGCTCACTATCGTTAGTTGTCGTGCTGCGAGCTTCAGCTTGGGCACCAGCCAGGGACATGTCATAAAATGCTGGAATGGCAGATTGTTCACCCTGCACAGTGACAAAAGCGGATTCACAGCTGCAGTGCACAGCCCACTGTGCCCCGAGGGAGGCATGGTCATTGTCCCAAAATTCATCCTTGAACAGAATACTTATGGTACAATTATTCCCAAAGAAGAAGGCGATGGCTTCTCCTACATTTTTATGCGGGTGGTGTCTAACAACGAGACAACGCAACCTATGGTGCTTGTAGATATTTTGCAAAATGGTGATGGTGTCTGGCGCAGGTATCTTAGCTTGGCCACGGACCAACTCTCTCTTATACGATGGGATGTCAGACATGTGCTCATTGATGATAAAATCTACATACCGAGCGCCCTCCACAACATTGTTGTCTTGGATTTGACGACTTCAAGCATCTCCACCATTCAACTCCCACAAGGGGTGGAGTATGGGGATAGACGGGTGGTGTTGCCGCACAGTGATGGTGCTTCTGGTATGTATCTCATCCAAGTCAAGGAGCTTCAAGTGTGCATCTGGCTCCACAAGGGGAACAACTGGTTgcctgtggacactatttgtttgCGTGCGATGTGTGCTACTTTGATGATGCCAGGTTGTGAGGTTGAGGATGAGGACGCTCCTACTTCTATCCGGATAAACCAACTGTGGGTTTCTGCTGAGTTTCTATTCCTGGAGATGGGCCGTTGCACACTTCATTTGGATGTCAAGTGCAGGGCATTACGTAAGGTGTATGAAAAGTCTAAAAGTGATGAAAGTTTTGGTCATATCCATCCTTTTATGATGATCTGGCCTCCCAAATTTCCTGCACTCAAGGATGATCCTGCAAGGTTTGCGCTTCCCATTTGA